The Lancefieldella sp. Marseille-Q7238 genomic interval ATCATGTGTTTACCTCAGGTAATCCCGAGGGTATCGAGCGCACCATCGAAGCAACGCATAAGGATTTCCATGGCCTGTGCTTTACTAATCTGGTTGACACAGACATGATTTACGGGCACCGTAATGACGTGAACGGCTACGCTAAGGCGCTTTCGTACTTTGACGAGAAACTTCCCGAGCTCACCGCGGGTCTCGGCAAAGACGACCTGCTTATGATTACGGCTGACCATGGCTGTGATCCCGTTACGCCTTCCACCGACCACTCGCGCGAATACGTACCCTGGCTGATATACGGCCCGCGCGTCAAAGCCGGCACCAATCTTCACACGCTTCCGACATTTGCGGATCTTGCCGAAACAGTCCTCGCGTATCTGGGCGCTCCTCAGCTGGGTGTGGGCACGTCGCACGTTTCCGAAATCCTGAAGGAGGATTAAATGCCTGCAACTCCTACACCGCATAACGCCGCCCTTGAAGGTCAGATTGCAAAGACCGTTCTGATGCCGGGCGATCCGCTTCGAGCCAAGTTGCTTGCTGAGAAGTACCTCGAGAACGTTGAGCAGTTCAATACCGTGCGCAATATGTTTGGCTATACCGGCACCTACCAGGGAAATCCCGTCTCCGTTATGGGTTCTGGTATGGGTATGCCTTCCATCGGCATTTACTCGTATGAGCTTTTCAACTTTTACGACGTCGATAACATTATTCGCATCGGTTCTGCGGGCGGGCTTGCAGATGGCGTCAAGTTGCGCGATATCGTGGTAGGCATGGGTGCCTGCACCGACTCAAACTACGCGTCCCAGTTCAACCTGCCGGGAACCTATGCGCCAATCGCCGACTACGGTCTGCTTCGTCGCGCGGTGAACGGCGCTGAAAACCTTGGTTATCCCGTGCGTGTGGGTAACGTCCTTGCCAGCGATACATTTTATGGAGCCGATGAAACAGCGCTTTCTCGCTGGGCATCCATGGGCGTGCTTGCTGTCGAGATGGAGTCCGCAGCCCTCTATCTCAATGCCGCGTACGCCAAGAAGCACGCGCTTTGCTTGTTGACCATATCAGACCTTCCTCTGGCGGGAGAGTCTCTTCCGGCGGAAGAACGTCAAACGAGTTTCACGCAGATGATGGAAGTGGCGCTTTCACTGACGCTTCCTGAGTCGCAGTAGGTTTGTTGGCGAGAAGCCCACAGAGTCCCAGGCGTTTGGGAGGATTTGTGCTTCTCGCCTTATGATTTGGAGCCATGCGAAGGATGCTATTCGGGCGACTTCGCAGGTAATAGTGAGGGAAAAAATGGTTCCCTCAAGAGACCCCGGCACACGCGGGGGTGGACAAACGTAAGGAGAGTCCGATGAGCAATTCTGTTTCACGTCGTGGCTTTGTCACCGGTGCCGCTGGTGCCGGCGCAATGGCTATTCTCGCAGGTCTTACGGCTTGCGGCGGCTCAAAGAAAGACGACACCAAGAAGGGCGCAGGCGGCGGCGACCAGGCCAAGTCCAAAGCTAAGCTTGAGATGGTCACCGATACTGGTGGTGTCAATGACCAGTCCTTCAACCAGCTTGCCTGGGAGGGCATGCAGCAGCTCCAGAAGGAAGAGGGCTGGGACGTCAGCTATCTTGAGTCAAAGCAGGAGTCTGACTACGCTACCAACCTCGATAAGGCTGTCGACGATAAGTCTCAGCTCGTGTGGGGCGTTGGCTTTGCTATGGCAGACGCTATCGTTGAATCCGCGAAGAAGAATTCTGACGTTCAGTTTGCCATTATTGACAACGGCAATGACGACAGCTCTATCGCTAACCTGACTGGCGTTACCTTCCGTGCCCAAGAGCCTTCATTCCTCGTAGGCTACATTGCGGCTCGTACTACCAAGACGGGTAAGGTTGGCTTTGTCGGCGGCATCACGTCTGCCATCATCGATCAGTTTGAGTATGGCTACAGGGCCGGCGTCCTCTTTGCGAACAAAGAGCAGAGCCTGAACGTTGAGGTTCAGTCCCAGTATGCTGACTCCTTTACTGACGCTGCAAAGGGCAAGTCTATCGCCGCTAAGATGTTCTCTGACGGCTGCGACGTTGTCTTCCACGCCGCTGGCGGCGTTGGCACGGGCGTTATCGAGGCCGCTAAGGACGCCGGCAAGTTTGCCATCGGCGTCGACAAGGACCAGGCGTATCTGGCGCCTGAAAACGTCCTGACTTCCGCGCTCAAGAAAGTCAACGTGGCCGTTGT includes:
- the deoD gene encoding purine-nucleoside phosphorylase, with translation MPATPTPHNAALEGQIAKTVLMPGDPLRAKLLAEKYLENVEQFNTVRNMFGYTGTYQGNPVSVMGSGMGMPSIGIYSYELFNFYDVDNIIRIGSAGGLADGVKLRDIVVGMGACTDSNYASQFNLPGTYAPIADYGLLRRAVNGAENLGYPVRVGNVLASDTFYGADETALSRWASMGVLAVEMESAALYLNAAYAKKHALCLLTISDLPLAGESLPAEERQTSFTQMMEVALSLTLPESQ
- a CDS encoding BMP family ABC transporter substrate-binding protein; the protein is MSNSVSRRGFVTGAAGAGAMAILAGLTACGGSKKDDTKKGAGGGDQAKSKAKLEMVTDTGGVNDQSFNQLAWEGMQQLQKEEGWDVSYLESKQESDYATNLDKAVDDKSQLVWGVGFAMADAIVESAKKNSDVQFAIIDNGNDDSSIANLTGVTFRAQEPSFLVGYIAARTTKTGKVGFVGGITSAIIDQFEYGYRAGVLFANKEQSLNVEVQSQYADSFTDAAKGKSIAAKMFSDGCDVVFHAAGGVGTGVIEAAKDAGKFAIGVDKDQAYLAPENVLTSALKKVNVAVVDVSKKILKDGDKGGKTVELGFTDDAVGIPEDHKLMGDEVYKGAMDAADKIKAGSIVPPANKDDLEKYEKTLA